A genome region from Fodinibius salicampi includes the following:
- a CDS encoding permease, with product MQSLYSKAVRGIYAVPKQTWFGIGITLFLWWIFMHYTRWPAVQAKSEILTVLATGAPNTFTEIVSRDGWPYWLSWIPTGINMTDNNAIGMAFAFLIGGAITSLVLPQGLIRRLLNSKGTKGSTYGGLLGAPLMMCSACSVPVALGWKERGANPETTLGVVMGAALLNIMGLTTIFVLFPGPAAWGRIVASILLVVVLTPLVVKLAVYYRNSWKLISSSDYLEKKADSANLQSCTVLDGGQDNLGWTEAGLLALKNWWNSSVEIAYRLFLPMTGAMFLAAIIRLMLPPGVVETYLGSGFFAIIVVSAFGTMIAIPTLFEIPLVLGFLFIGMGLGPATALIVTAPSVSIVSYFMLKKDVGHAAPLLLMVATFLMGIATGLTVEYLMTYYG from the coding sequence ATGCAGTCACTTTATTCTAAGGCGGTGAGGGGAATATATGCTGTCCCGAAACAAACATGGTTTGGGATTGGGATCACTCTTTTTCTCTGGTGGATTTTTATGCATTATACCCGCTGGCCAGCAGTACAGGCAAAGTCTGAGATACTTACAGTACTGGCGACGGGTGCACCAAATACGTTTACAGAAATTGTATCGCGTGATGGTTGGCCTTATTGGCTTTCATGGATACCAACCGGGATAAACATGACCGATAACAATGCCATAGGAATGGCTTTCGCATTTCTAATCGGCGGTGCTATTACCAGCCTTGTTTTACCCCAGGGGCTGATTAGGAGATTGTTAAATTCCAAAGGAACCAAAGGTTCTACGTACGGTGGACTGCTCGGTGCACCTCTTATGATGTGTAGTGCCTGCTCGGTACCTGTAGCGCTCGGTTGGAAAGAGCGTGGAGCCAATCCCGAAACTACACTGGGAGTGGTAATGGGAGCGGCACTGCTGAATATCATGGGCTTAACTACCATATTTGTTTTATTTCCCGGTCCGGCAGCATGGGGAAGAATCGTAGCCTCAATACTTCTGGTGGTTGTTTTAACTCCACTGGTCGTAAAACTTGCTGTTTATTACAGAAACAGCTGGAAACTTATTTCTTCTTCGGACTACCTTGAAAAAAAAGCCGATTCTGCTAATCTCCAAAGCTGTACAGTCCTGGACGGTGGACAAGATAATCTGGGATGGACAGAAGCTGGATTATTAGCCTTGAAAAATTGGTGGAATAGCAGTGTAGAGATTGCCTATCGGCTGTTTTTACCGATGACGGGTGCTATGTTCCTGGCAGCAATAATACGTTTAATGCTTCCCCCAGGAGTAGTAGAAACATATCTCGGGAGTGGTTTTTTTGCAATTATTGTGGTGTCGGCATTTGGGACTATGATAGCAATCCCCACGCTTTTTGAAATACCCTTAGTATTGGGTTTTCTGTTTATTGGGATGGGTTTAGGACCTGCCACGGCACTTATAGTTACGGCTCCATCGGTCAGCATCGTCAGCTACTTTATGCTTAAGAAAGATGTGGGACATGCCGCACCTTTATTGCTGATGGTGGCTACATTCCTGATGGGAATTGCTACGGGCTTAACTGTTGAATACCTGATGACTTATTATGGATAA
- a CDS encoding Crp/Fnr family transcriptional regulator, with protein sequence MKFPNNLSSPQIPLEDHQKLSDLGIIKSFSAGKTIVNENAHIRSVPIVLEGSVKVMQSDDELKEMVLYYLRPGETCVMSVLAGLYQDTSKVKAIAEEDCKVLFIPVNTFNDLIRKNPGWLNYIFQIYHKRFEELLGVVDAVAFKNMDERLLKFLEKRADLSNSRTLSMTHEQLAQELGTAREVISRLLKKMEAEGLVELGRNKITLM encoded by the coding sequence ATGAAATTCCCCAATAACCTCTCTTCTCCGCAAATTCCTTTAGAAGATCACCAAAAATTATCTGATTTGGGAATTATCAAAAGCTTTAGTGCCGGAAAAACAATTGTCAATGAGAACGCTCACATTCGCTCGGTGCCCATCGTACTTGAAGGAAGTGTTAAAGTCATGCAATCGGATGACGAGCTAAAGGAGATGGTTTTATATTATTTACGTCCCGGTGAAACGTGCGTGATGTCGGTACTGGCCGGATTATATCAGGATACCAGTAAAGTAAAGGCTATTGCTGAAGAGGATTGTAAAGTTTTGTTTATTCCCGTTAATACCTTTAATGATCTCATCCGAAAAAATCCTGGATGGCTAAACTACATTTTCCAAATTTACCATAAACGCTTTGAAGAACTGCTTGGCGTTGTTGATGCTGTAGCATTTAAGAATATGGATGAACGGCTACTTAAGTTCCTGGAGAAAAGAGCTGATTTATCAAATTCAAGGACCTTATCCATGACACATGAACAGCTGGCCCAAGAACTTGGTACAGCCCGTGAAGTGATATCACGCCTGTTAAAAAAGATGGAAGCAGAAGGCCTTGTAGAGCTCGGTAGAAATAAAATTACTCTTATGTAA
- the trxA gene encoding thioredoxin has protein sequence MTTEKQKITFSDVINSDTPVLVDFYADWCGPCKMMSPILKKLKNEMGDKLNIIKIDTEKNADAAIKYQVRGVPTLILFHKGRILWQQSGVVQLHQLKQVLNQKLQEL, from the coding sequence ATGACTACCGAAAAACAAAAAATTACTTTCTCGGATGTGATAAACAGCGATACACCGGTACTGGTAGACTTTTATGCCGATTGGTGTGGTCCATGTAAAATGATGTCCCCAATTCTCAAAAAGTTGAAAAATGAGATGGGCGATAAACTCAATATCATCAAAATAGATACGGAAAAAAACGCTGATGCCGCTATTAAATACCAAGTGCGGGGCGTCCCTACCCTTATACTGTTTCACAAGGGACGTATTCTCTGGCAGCAATCGGGAGTTGTACAGCTCCATCAGCTTAAACAGGTTCTAAATCAAAAACTACAGGAATTATGA
- a CDS encoding OsmC family protein, which produces MSSQEHFYNVDLNWKEGRTGILSSPKLSEEIEVVTPPEFEGGIEGKWSPEHLFVASISSCLMTTFAAIAQYSKLSYESLMIRATGKMSKNEDGKFMMSEIVLKPELMISDGKISDKAQRILEKAESNCLISRSIKSKIVFEPNVLIGTLN; this is translated from the coding sequence ATGAGCAGCCAGGAACACTTTTATAATGTAGACCTTAACTGGAAAGAAGGACGAACCGGAATTCTCTCGTCTCCCAAACTATCTGAGGAGATTGAAGTCGTTACTCCACCTGAGTTTGAGGGCGGTATCGAAGGTAAATGGTCGCCCGAGCACTTGTTTGTAGCTTCCATAAGTAGCTGTTTGATGACAACCTTTGCGGCCATTGCTCAATATTCAAAACTCTCATATGAGTCGCTCATGATTAGGGCAACCGGAAAAATGTCTAAAAATGAGGATGGAAAATTTATGATGAGCGAAATAGTATTGAAACCTGAACTTATGATTTCAGATGGAAAAATTTCCGACAAAGCGCAACGTATTCTAGAAAAAGCTGAATCAAATTGCTTGATTTCAAGATCCATAAAATCAAAAATAGTTTTTGAACCTAACGTTCTAATAGGCACCTTAAATTAA
- a CDS encoding Dps family protein, with translation MANVNDIGLDKSKSKKLGEKLNELLANYSVFYQNTRGYHWNIKGDTFFELHEKFEELYNDLVVKIDEVAERILTLGYTPDHRYSNYVELSDIKESTQVSDGKKAVHEILDAFKVTLKLQREILELSDDAGDEGTNALMSDYIREQEKSVWMYSSYVDK, from the coding sequence ATGGCAAATGTAAACGACATTGGATTAGACAAAAGTAAATCCAAAAAACTGGGAGAGAAACTAAACGAATTACTGGCCAATTACTCGGTATTTTATCAGAATACGCGGGGCTATCACTGGAATATCAAAGGAGATACATTTTTTGAATTACATGAAAAATTCGAAGAACTCTATAACGATCTCGTCGTTAAAATAGATGAAGTCGCAGAACGTATCTTAACGCTGGGTTACACTCCGGATCACCGGTATTCCAATTATGTGGAATTATCTGATATAAAAGAGAGCACACAGGTTTCGGATGGGAAAAAAGCGGTACACGAAATTTTAGATGCCTTTAAAGTAACGCTGAAGCTGCAGCGCGAAATTTTGGAGCTTTCTGATGACGCCGGTGATGAAGGAACCAACGCGCTGATGAGTGACTACATACGAGAGCAGGAAAAATCGGTCTGGATGTATTCCTCATACGTTGACAAGTAA
- a CDS encoding DUF302 domain-containing protein gives MSYHFSKKLDLSFEEAIDKTTAALKEEGFGVLTEIDIKATLKKKLDVDFKKYQILGACNPPLAHQALKAEPHIGLMLPCNVIVQEHENGEVEVSAVDPVASMQAIENDELGDVAGEVSYLLKKVIDSL, from the coding sequence ATGTCATATCACTTTAGTAAAAAATTGGATCTATCCTTTGAAGAAGCCATCGACAAAACAACGGCTGCTTTAAAAGAGGAAGGGTTCGGCGTGCTAACCGAAATCGATATTAAAGCCACACTCAAAAAGAAACTGGATGTGGACTTTAAAAAGTATCAAATTCTTGGAGCCTGCAATCCACCGTTAGCACACCAAGCCCTGAAGGCAGAGCCTCATATTGGATTAATGCTGCCGTGTAATGTTATTGTACAGGAACATGAGAATGGTGAGGTCGAAGTCTCTGCGGTAGATCCGGTAGCCTCCATGCAGGCTATCGAAAATGATGAACTGGGCGACGTAGCCGGTGAAGTCAGCTACCTGCTAAAAAAAGTAATCGATAGTTTATAA
- a CDS encoding SDR family oxidoreductase, whose protein sequence is MNLENKTALVTGASRGIGLAITKALLDNGVMVVGWSRTEPKDFHHEHFYHIKADLTQQESVEVAYQQTEELFGGQIHILINNAGLGYKGLMEEMPPEKWRYLFDLNVHGIFYVSRLVIPQMKTHEEGHIINISSGAGTNGIAGMSCYSATKHAVVGISRSLHQELRDFGIKVTCLSPGSVDTGFSDSNKNKLQPDELAESTIHILQCSQNFHYTDVQVRPLQP, encoded by the coding sequence ATGAATTTGGAGAATAAAACAGCTCTTGTGACAGGTGCGAGCCGAGGCATTGGACTGGCTATTACTAAAGCATTATTGGATAATGGTGTTATGGTGGTCGGATGGAGTCGCACTGAACCGAAAGATTTTCACCATGAACATTTTTACCATATCAAGGCAGATCTTACACAACAGGAATCGGTGGAGGTGGCTTACCAACAGACCGAGGAATTGTTTGGAGGTCAGATCCATATCCTGATAAATAATGCCGGTTTGGGATATAAAGGACTAATGGAAGAGATGCCGCCGGAAAAATGGCGCTATCTCTTCGATTTGAATGTTCACGGTATCTTCTATGTAAGCCGGCTGGTCATCCCACAAATGAAAACCCATGAAGAGGGACATATTATCAATATATCTTCGGGTGCCGGGACCAACGGCATTGCAGGGATGAGCTGCTATTCGGCGACCAAACATGCCGTTGTAGGTATTTCCCGTTCACTGCATCAGGAGCTGCGTGATTTCGGGATAAAAGTTACCTGTCTGTCGCCAGGCTCGGTAGATACCGGTTTTTCGGACTCCAATAAAAATAAGTTACAGCCCGACGAACTGGCGGAATCAACCATTCATATTCTGCAATGTTCGCAAAATTTTCATTATACGGATGTACAGGTTCGTCCTCTGCAGCCGTAA
- a CDS encoding cytochrome B — protein sequence MYIGFQHLHSYIAYIVLAVLLGVFFYTLINFINKKTFTESARKISLAGLIAAHIQLLIGLVLYFISPMGISNFSGEAMGDAMSRLYMLEHPLTMIIGIILITVGYSKAKNGKDDAGRYKKILIYYGLGIFLILLRIPWSVWP from the coding sequence ATGTATATCGGTTTTCAACATCTGCACTCCTATATAGCCTATATTGTTCTTGCTGTTCTATTGGGTGTGTTTTTCTACACACTCATTAATTTTATTAATAAAAAAACATTTACCGAAAGCGCTCGTAAAATATCACTGGCAGGGCTTATTGCGGCACATATACAGCTTTTGATTGGATTGGTGCTTTATTTTATTTCTCCTATGGGAATATCCAATTTTTCAGGTGAAGCGATGGGAGATGCAATGTCACGATTGTATATGCTGGAACATCCATTAACAATGATTATTGGGATCATTTTGATCACCGTAGGATATTCCAAAGCTAAAAATGGCAAAGACGATGCTGGGCGTTATAAGAAAATTCTTATTTATTACGGACTTGGTATCTTCCTTATTCTCCTCCGTATTCCATGGTCTGTTTGGCCATAG
- a CDS encoding PH domain-containing protein, with amino-acid sequence MPGTRKRFKAPWDWLLITLTGGISTMLLVLNYFVPNTIPTIITWSIILGCAVFGVYGYSIQEGKLKVLRLGWSKDILINDIQSIEYKPLAMMGSIRTWGIGGMFGYIGYFRNSILNNYTAYVTHRDKTVLIKIENEQIVISPDDPEAFVQSLKSVVEGNEHLADSVETK; translated from the coding sequence ATGCCTGGAACACGAAAACGATTTAAAGCTCCCTGGGATTGGTTACTAATTACGCTGACGGGAGGAATTAGCACAATGCTGTTGGTACTCAATTATTTTGTTCCTAATACCATTCCTACCATAATAACCTGGAGTATTATCTTGGGATGTGCTGTTTTTGGGGTTTATGGATATAGCATTCAAGAGGGAAAGTTAAAAGTGCTACGGTTGGGTTGGTCCAAAGATATTTTGATTAATGATATTCAAAGCATTGAATATAAACCGCTTGCCATGATGGGATCTATCCGTACTTGGGGGATAGGAGGAATGTTTGGCTACATCGGATATTTTAGGAACAGTATTCTAAATAATTATACAGCCTACGTAACGCACAGAGATAAGACGGTGCTCATTAAGATCGAAAATGAGCAAATTGTCATTTCTCCTGATGATCCGGAGGCATTCGTCCAGTCGTTAAAGTCGGTTGTTGAAGGTAATGAGCATTTAGCTGACTCAGTAGAGACAAAATGA
- a CDS encoding Atu2307/SP_0267 family LLM class monooxygenase: MEFGIYTFVENTPHPEINGTLSPAQRLENLMEEIELADEAGLDVFGIGEHHREEYLSSAPSTILSAAAARTEQIRLSSAVTVLGSEDPVRVYQQFSTIDLLSKGRVEIMVGRGSFVESFPLFGYDLNDYDELFEEKLDLLLELRESKRITWSGKHRPDIDNRSVYPQPYQDQIPIWQAVGGTPKSAYQAGALGLPLALGIIGGQPERFKSLADLHKKGARENRKETPALSINSHGFVAEDSQEAADIAFPAFKVTMDKIGKERGWSPMTRDQFEASRTLRGANVVGSPQEIIDKILFQHEIFGHDRFLLQMSVGSIPHKKLLRSIELFATEVAPAVNKELGDN; the protein is encoded by the coding sequence ATGGAATTTGGCATATATACCTTTGTTGAAAATACCCCGCATCCCGAAATAAACGGAACACTTTCCCCGGCCCAGCGACTCGAAAACCTGATGGAAGAGATAGAGTTGGCCGATGAAGCCGGGCTTGATGTCTTTGGAATCGGTGAGCATCATCGTGAAGAATATTTGTCTTCTGCTCCCTCTACCATTCTTTCTGCCGCGGCGGCGCGCACCGAACAGATTCGTCTGAGTAGCGCGGTAACGGTGCTTGGGTCTGAAGATCCAGTGCGGGTATACCAGCAGTTCTCCACCATTGATCTGCTTTCAAAAGGACGGGTTGAAATTATGGTGGGGCGTGGATCTTTTGTGGAGTCTTTTCCGCTTTTTGGATACGACCTCAATGATTACGACGAGTTGTTTGAAGAAAAACTGGATTTGTTGCTGGAACTCCGAGAAAGCAAAAGAATCACCTGGAGTGGCAAACATCGTCCGGATATTGACAATCGCTCGGTGTATCCTCAACCGTATCAGGATCAAATTCCTATTTGGCAAGCGGTGGGCGGCACGCCCAAATCAGCTTATCAGGCGGGTGCATTGGGATTGCCGCTGGCATTGGGCATTATAGGTGGGCAGCCGGAGCGTTTTAAATCCCTGGCAGATTTGCACAAAAAAGGGGCCCGGGAAAATAGGAAAGAAACCCCGGCACTGAGTATTAATTCACATGGGTTTGTTGCTGAAGATTCACAGGAAGCAGCGGATATTGCTTTTCCCGCTTTTAAAGTTACGATGGACAAAATTGGAAAAGAACGGGGCTGGTCGCCGATGACGCGTGACCAGTTTGAAGCCAGTCGAACGCTTAGAGGGGCAAATGTGGTCGGAAGTCCCCAGGAAATAATTGATAAAATCCTGTTTCAGCATGAAATATTTGGTCACGACCGCTTTTTATTACAGATGAGTGTAGGCAGTATCCCTCACAAAAAGTTGCTTCGTTCTATTGAGCTTTTTGCTACTGAGGTAGCTCCTGCAGTGAATAAAGAACTTGGCGATAATTAA
- a CDS encoding NmrA family NAD(P)-binding protein, translating to MKERIWFNQLSVYIGERGNNLVNINKDIMILVTGANGNLGSQAIDFLLKQDPSEDIAGLVRSEEKGAELKKKGVEIRIGDYTDYASLQEAMQNVDTLLLISSSSLEGRVQQHKNVINAAEEAEVNHIFYTSIVHADEELSPLSPDHHETENILKNAEIDSTIYRHTFYGEFLPMFLGDALDTGEWYFPSGGQKINLALRSEMAEALANGLLSRDEHKDEVYEITSGQAYDLEEIADLISKETGNDITYHDLSIADFQKNLEKAGLPDETIALSTSVATTFVNGALNYTHDALGKLLGREPAAIEDFLPEVV from the coding sequence TTGAAGGAACGAATTTGGTTCAATCAGCTTTCGGTATATATTGGTGAAAGAGGTAATAATCTGGTAAATATAAATAAAGATATTATGATACTCGTAACAGGAGCAAACGGGAATTTAGGATCACAGGCCATAGATTTTTTGCTGAAACAGGATCCTTCTGAAGATATAGCAGGTTTAGTCAGGAGTGAGGAAAAGGGTGCTGAGCTCAAGAAAAAAGGTGTTGAAATAAGGATTGGCGATTACACCGATTATGCATCTCTTCAAGAGGCAATGCAAAATGTGGATACACTGCTACTGATTTCTTCAAGTTCACTGGAGGGGCGGGTGCAGCAGCATAAAAATGTGATCAATGCGGCTGAGGAAGCTGAGGTGAATCATATTTTTTATACAAGCATAGTACATGCCGACGAGGAGCTAAGTCCGTTGTCACCGGATCATCATGAAACCGAAAACATTCTTAAGAATGCAGAAATTGATTCTACGATCTATCGCCATACGTTCTATGGTGAATTTCTACCGATGTTTTTGGGAGATGCGCTGGATACCGGCGAATGGTACTTTCCATCCGGAGGGCAGAAAATAAATCTGGCTCTGCGTTCGGAGATGGCCGAAGCTCTTGCCAATGGTTTGTTGAGCCGGGATGAGCACAAAGATGAGGTTTATGAGATAACCTCGGGACAAGCTTATGACCTCGAAGAAATTGCGGATTTGATAAGCAAAGAAACGGGCAATGATATTACCTACCACGATCTATCCATTGCTGATTTTCAAAAGAATTTGGAAAAGGCAGGGTTGCCGGATGAAACCATTGCGCTGAGTACGAGCGTTGCAACTACTTTTGTCAACGGAGCATTGAACTACACGCACGATGCTTTGGGTAAGCTCTTGGGACGCGAGCCGGCAGCCATTGAAGACTTTCTCCCGGAAGTGGTATAG
- a CDS encoding hotdog domain-containing protein, with protein MRPLDTSIERTLPFSSDKKLRKKFMIVDKDIPGNIRWGRLLEELDKLAEDIALDYVHQFEPEARVVTAAVDDIALHVPADITKDVYLRARINYVGRTSMEVGIRVDQDKKAEHSLAACYFTMVARVGEGKKAKSLPIPPLDYESDLEKERYEAAIERRKSYRKQMDALEEPPSKEEFQHLRELHQAQEAEDFKGLLAGNLIRSNMERMYPDHENVPKKIFGGYVIRRAFELSLMHAEEIAPHRPVFVRVNRINFLQPIRIGDKLDFTSRIVYTGDTSISIEIDIERTSMDKITKALSNTCVFTFVNVDENMEPQPVPKVYPTTYAEDERYLKAHRRRKEHLDTI; from the coding sequence ATGCGCCCACTAGATACATCTATTGAACGAACCCTGCCCTTTAGCAGTGATAAAAAGCTGCGTAAAAAATTTATGATTGTAGATAAAGATATACCTGGCAATATTCGGTGGGGACGCCTGCTTGAAGAACTCGATAAGCTGGCCGAGGATATCGCGCTCGATTATGTACATCAGTTTGAACCGGAGGCCCGCGTAGTTACCGCTGCGGTGGATGATATTGCCCTGCACGTTCCGGCCGATATTACAAAGGATGTCTATTTGCGGGCCCGGATTAATTATGTGGGACGCACTTCCATGGAGGTCGGGATACGAGTGGATCAGGACAAAAAAGCGGAACACTCATTGGCGGCTTGTTATTTTACCATGGTTGCCCGGGTTGGGGAAGGTAAGAAAGCAAAAAGCCTCCCCATCCCTCCCCTGGATTATGAAAGCGATCTGGAAAAGGAACGGTACGAAGCGGCGATAGAACGACGTAAATCGTATCGTAAACAGATGGATGCGCTGGAGGAACCTCCCAGCAAGGAGGAGTTTCAACATCTGCGCGAATTACACCAGGCCCAGGAAGCGGAAGATTTTAAAGGACTTTTAGCGGGAAACCTTATCCGAAGCAATATGGAGCGGATGTATCCGGATCACGAGAATGTCCCGAAAAAGATATTCGGGGGCTACGTCATTCGTCGCGCTTTTGAACTCTCACTCATGCATGCCGAAGAGATCGCTCCCCATCGGCCCGTTTTTGTACGCGTCAACCGGATTAACTTTCTGCAGCCCATACGCATCGGGGACAAGCTTGATTTTACGAGTCGCATCGTTTATACAGGCGATACTTCCATAAGTATTGAAATTGATATCGAACGTACCAGCATGGACAAGATAACCAAAGCTCTGTCTAATACCTGTGTATTTACCTTTGTCAATGTAGATGAAAATATGGAACCACAGCCCGTTCCAAAGGTTTATCCCACTACCTATGCGGAGGACGAACGCTACCTTAAGGCCCATCGTCGCCGGAAAGAACACCTTGACACTATTTAG
- a CDS encoding TonB-dependent receptor → MIEHKKRLFLILFLGILLPYAVFAQSKGTLEGAVVDAETSEPIPGANIFIPELSKGAATDSEGNFTIPSIAPGNYDVEISFVGYQQIRQSVAISGGETVELTIELHPSEMMLGGITVTALRPDLNVDANVSQAEIRKANPRDSGELLRSVNGVDAVRRGPVGLDPVVRGLRETEVGTYLDGTRIFPAGPARMDSPLSHLDPTMIENIEIVKGPYALSWGAGNMSAIRVETKSLNNLNTAFGGNLTSGYDSNFNTLEEAASLYGQSGKVGYMVSGAWRTGDDYASGNGTNIPGDYLSREIRGKVSYEVTSNSRITASLGYQNQEDIDYPGRLLDATYFNTYNGSLDWEWNPENNIIRNLQAKAYINNVSHGMDNDNKPTAQPDPDRMPPFALDVEVEADNYVSGGKLAAMIETGDQWDWEVGTDIYSSYRDATRRLSRRDNGQKLFFDLMWPEATITDLGIFNRLSYSFSEKLSATATGRMDFVRADADTISQFFEQNIATNLDSREANFSASGTLNYQFFDFWSVGLGLGSVVRTADATERYSDRIPASKAQMSAEFVGNPDLEPERSTQADLWLNGRYENINLSLNGFVRHMDNYITLEATNFPKRLPLSPETVYQYINGSARFAGFDISACYRIVEPLTINSSLSYLWGQDTELDEPALGVSPLSGTVGLRYEFSKQPLFLESTAKFVSEQERVATARGETSTEGYTVFDLQGGWNITNSISLQAGVKNLLDRQYINHLNAKNPYSGMTIAEPGRVLFGDISVRF, encoded by the coding sequence ATGATTGAACACAAAAAACGTTTATTTTTAATTTTATTCTTAGGTATACTACTACCTTATGCCGTTTTCGCCCAATCCAAAGGGACTCTTGAGGGAGCCGTCGTTGATGCCGAAACTTCTGAGCCTATTCCGGGAGCCAATATTTTTATTCCGGAGCTTAGTAAAGGTGCGGCGACCGATTCTGAGGGCAACTTTACCATTCCGTCGATAGCACCGGGAAATTACGATGTTGAGATTTCTTTTGTAGGTTATCAACAGATACGGCAATCGGTTGCTATTAGCGGCGGAGAAACCGTTGAGCTGACCATAGAACTGCATCCATCCGAAATGATGCTTGGTGGTATAACGGTTACGGCACTTCGTCCCGATCTCAACGTAGATGCCAACGTAAGTCAAGCGGAAATAAGAAAAGCCAATCCTCGCGATTCGGGTGAATTGTTGCGGAGTGTAAATGGTGTGGATGCCGTTCGTCGCGGACCCGTGGGACTTGATCCCGTGGTACGCGGCCTTCGTGAAACAGAAGTGGGTACCTATTTGGATGGAACCCGCATTTTTCCGGCCGGACCTGCCCGTATGGATTCCCCTCTCAGCCATCTTGATCCAACGATGATCGAAAATATTGAAATCGTAAAAGGTCCCTATGCGCTGAGCTGGGGCGCTGGGAATATGAGTGCCATCAGGGTAGAAACAAAGTCGTTGAATAATCTGAATACAGCATTTGGGGGCAACCTGACCAGTGGATACGACAGCAATTTCAATACTCTCGAAGAGGCCGCTTCGCTCTATGGACAATCTGGAAAAGTGGGGTATATGGTCAGCGGTGCCTGGCGTACTGGTGACGATTACGCCTCTGGAAACGGAACGAACATTCCCGGTGATTATTTGTCACGTGAGATCCGTGGAAAGGTAAGTTATGAAGTCACCTCAAACAGCCGGATTACCGCTTCATTAGGATATCAAAACCAGGAAGATATCGATTATCCCGGGCGACTCCTCGATGCCACCTATTTTAACACCTATAATGGTTCTCTGGATTGGGAATGGAATCCTGAGAATAATATTATTCGAAACCTACAGGCCAAAGCTTACATCAATAATGTTAGCCATGGTATGGATAATGATAATAAACCGACCGCCCAACCTGATCCCGATCGCATGCCTCCTTTTGCGCTGGATGTAGAAGTCGAAGCGGACAATTATGTATCCGGGGGAAAGCTGGCTGCAATGATTGAAACCGGAGATCAGTGGGACTGGGAAGTAGGGACCGATATATACAGTTCTTATCGGGATGCAACACGGAGACTAAGTCGCCGCGACAATGGGCAAAAGCTGTTTTTTGACCTGATGTGGCCCGAAGCTACCATAACAGATTTAGGTATATTCAATCGCCTCAGTTATTCTTTCTCTGAAAAACTCAGCGCTACCGCTACCGGGCGGATGGATTTTGTACGTGCGGATGCTGATACCATCAGCCAGTTTTTTGAGCAGAATATCGCTACTAATCTGGACAGTCGGGAAGCTAATTTCAGCGCTTCAGGAACACTGAATTACCAGTTCTTTGATTTCTGGTCGGTTGGTCTGGGGCTTGGCTCGGTGGTCCGCACAGCTGATGCTACGGAACGCTATTCTGACCGTATTCCCGCAAGTAAAGCCCAGATGAGCGCTGAATTTGTCGGTAATCCCGACTTGGAGCCTGAGCGCAGCACGCAGGCGGATTTATGGCTTAACGGGAGATATGAAAATATCAACCTTTCATTGAATGGATTTGTCCGCCATATGGATAACTACATTACGCTTGAAGCTACCAACTTTCCCAAACGACTGCCGCTGAGTCCCGAAACGGTGTATCAATACATTAACGGTTCAGCGCGTTTTGCAGGATTTGATATCTCAGCTTGCTATCGTATTGTCGAACCACTGACAATTAACAGTTCACTCAGTTACCTGTGGGGACAGGATACAGAGCTCGATGAACCGGCCCTGGGCGTATCTCCTCTTTCCGGGACCGTTGGGCTGCGCTACGAATTTTCAAAGCAGCCACTATTTCTGGAGAGCACAGCCAAGTTTGTAAGTGAACAGGAACGTGTTGCAACGGCACGGGGAGAAACATCCACTGAAGGATATACGGTTTTTGATCTACAAGGCGGGTGGAATATTACTAATAGTATTTCGCTTCAGGCTGGGGTGAAAAACCTGTTAGATCGCCAGTACATCAATCACCTGAATGCTAAAAACCCATATTCAGGAATGACTATTGCCGAACCGGGCCGGGTACTATTTGGAGATATCAGTGTTCGTTTTTAA